A single region of the Solwaraspora sp. WMMD791 genome encodes:
- a CDS encoding aldo/keto reductase, protein MTYEKSTCAPASPLVLGAMMFGTRIDEETSFALLDRFVERGGEWIDTADCYAFWASQDGRGGDSERVIGRWLAARPGVRDKVRIATKVGAEPLWAGSWPRVRAGLSRRAVADAFAGSLDRLGVASVDLLWLHQEDRATPIEETVDAVAALVASGAVRRVGASNHPAWRIERARAHAAATGTRPIDALQLNATYLRARPGTLPEGVVHPFGLLSDEQRDIAEAYRMEVWAYTPLLSGAYDDPAKPIPPVYDHPGSARRLAALDDVARTTGASRGQVVLAWLVAQGIRPILGGSKPYQLDAALDGVSLELTDEHLAHLNVAG, encoded by the coding sequence ATGACGTACGAGAAGAGCACCTGCGCACCGGCCTCGCCGCTGGTTCTGGGCGCGATGATGTTCGGCACCCGCATCGACGAGGAGACCTCGTTCGCCCTGCTCGACCGATTCGTCGAACGTGGCGGCGAGTGGATCGACACCGCTGACTGCTACGCGTTCTGGGCCAGCCAGGACGGCCGGGGCGGTGACAGCGAGCGGGTCATCGGACGGTGGCTCGCCGCCCGCCCCGGCGTACGGGACAAGGTGCGCATCGCGACCAAGGTCGGGGCCGAGCCGCTGTGGGCCGGTTCGTGGCCGCGCGTGCGGGCCGGGCTGAGCCGCCGCGCCGTCGCCGACGCCTTCGCCGGCAGCCTGGACCGGCTGGGCGTGGCGAGCGTCGACCTGCTCTGGCTGCACCAGGAGGACCGGGCCACCCCGATCGAGGAGACCGTCGACGCGGTCGCCGCACTGGTCGCCTCCGGTGCCGTACGCCGGGTCGGCGCGTCCAACCACCCGGCCTGGCGGATCGAACGGGCCCGCGCCCACGCGGCCGCCACCGGTACCCGGCCGATCGACGCCCTGCAGCTGAACGCCACCTATCTGCGGGCCCGCCCCGGCACGCTGCCCGAGGGAGTGGTCCATCCGTTCGGCCTGCTCAGCGACGAGCAGCGGGACATCGCCGAGGCGTACCGGATGGAGGTGTGGGCGTACACCCCGCTGCTGTCCGGTGCCTACGACGACCCGGCCAAGCCGATCCCGCCGGTGTACGACCACCCGGGCAGCGCGCGGCGGCTCGCGGCACTCGACGACGTCGCCCGGACCACCGGCGCGTCCCGTGGCCAGGTGGTGCTTGCCTGGCTGGTGGCGCAGGGCATCCGCCCGATACTGGGCGGCAGCAAGCCGTACCAGTTGGACGCGGCGCTCGACGGCGTCTCACTGGAGCTCACCGACGAGCATCTCGCACACCTGAATGTGGCCGGCTGA
- a CDS encoding MerR family transcriptional regulator produces MTAYSPAEAAARSGFSIDTLRYYEREGILSPVARTAGGRRVYSDDDLSMLDFLRCLRDTGMPIERLRRYGELCRDPQTVPERIALLREHADAVEQQIEQLHRWRARLGEKLAWYHDQASADTTATHG; encoded by the coding sequence ATGACGGCCTACTCACCTGCCGAGGCGGCGGCCCGGTCCGGCTTCTCGATCGACACCCTGCGCTACTACGAGCGGGAAGGCATTCTGTCGCCGGTCGCCCGCACCGCCGGCGGGCGCCGCGTCTACAGCGACGACGACCTGAGCATGCTCGACTTCCTGCGCTGCCTGCGGGACACCGGGATGCCGATCGAACGGCTACGCCGCTACGGCGAGCTGTGCCGTGACCCGCAGACCGTTCCGGAGCGGATCGCGCTGCTGCGCGAACACGCGGATGCGGTCGAGCAGCAGATCGAACAGCTGCACCGCTGGCGGGCCCGGCTCGGCGAGAAGCTCGCCTGGTACCACGACCAGGCTTCGGCGGACACGACCGCAACCCACGGCTAG
- a CDS encoding DUF6244 family protein: MAAAPVDGVGRDLRAMRAGIEQARTAAASAQHEAERVAGQAAAGGFSGIVAGMIQVRNALKELQAGLAGVTGALDETTATVVPVPREASPAEVLATLGRAGDKLRTVHDGIGAATAKADEVATLVARVLAGGDPARLLGALGTVKETLAAVRQQAGSVDESLTAAATTARRVGTNPGS; encoded by the coding sequence ATGGCGGCAGCACCGGTGGATGGCGTCGGCAGGGACCTGCGGGCGATGCGGGCGGGCATCGAACAGGCACGGACGGCCGCCGCGTCGGCCCAGCACGAGGCCGAGCGGGTCGCCGGTCAGGCGGCGGCCGGCGGCTTCAGCGGCATCGTGGCCGGCATGATCCAGGTACGCAACGCGCTGAAGGAGCTGCAGGCCGGTCTTGCCGGGGTCACCGGCGCCCTCGACGAGACGACGGCGACCGTGGTCCCGGTGCCCCGGGAAGCATCACCGGCCGAGGTGCTGGCCACCCTCGGCCGGGCCGGCGACAAGCTCCGGACCGTCCACGACGGCATCGGCGCGGCCACCGCCAAGGCGGACGAGGTGGCGACGTTGGTGGCCCGGGTGCTGGCCGGCGGCGACCCGGCCCGGCTGCTCGGCGCGCTCGGCACCGTCAAGGAGACCTTGGCGGCGGTACGGCAACAGGCCGGCAGCGTCGACGAGTCGCTGACCGCTGCCGCCACCACCGCCCGCCGCGTCGGCACGAACCCGGGCAGCTGA